From the Rhinolophus sinicus isolate RSC01 linkage group LG02, ASM3656204v1, whole genome shotgun sequence genome, one window contains:
- the FMNL3 gene encoding formin-like protein 3 isoform X6 — MGNLESAEGGAGEPPSVSLLPPPGKMPMPEPCELEERFALVLSSMNLPPDKARLLRQYDNEKKWDLICDQERFQVKNPPHTYIQKLQSFLDPSVTRKKFRRRVQESTKVLRELEISLRTNHIGWVREFLNDENKGLDVLVDYLSFAQCSVMYSTLPGRRALKNSRLVSQKDDVHVCILCLRAIMNYQYGFNLVMSHPHAVNEIALSLNNKNPRTKALVLELLAAVCLVRGGHEIILAAFDNFKEVCKELHRFEKLMEYFRNEDSNIDFMVACMQFINIVVHSVEDMNFRVHLQYEFTKLGLEDFLQKSRHTESEKLQVQIQAYLDNVFDVGGLLEDAETKNVALEKVEELEEHVSHLTEKLLDLENENMMRVAELEKQLLQREKELESIKETYENTSHQVHTLRRLIKEKEEAFQRRCHLEPSARGLESVGSEALARLGPAELSEGAPRSDLDLLAPAPPPEEALPLPPPPAPPLPPPPPPLPDKCPPAPPLPGAAPSVVLTVGLSAIRIKKPIKTKFRLPVFNWTALKPNQISGTVFSELDDEKILEDLDLDKFEELFKTKAQGPALDLICSKNKTAQKAASKVTLLEANRAKNLAITLRKAGRSAEEICRAIHTFDLQTLPVDFVECLMRFLPTEAEVKLLRQYERERQPLEELAAEDRFMLLFSKVERLTQRMAGMAFLGNFQDNLQMLTPQLNAIIAASASVKSSQKLKQMLEIILALGNYMNSSKRGAVYGFKLQSLDLLLDTKSTDRKMTLLHFIALTVKEKYPDLANFWHELHFVEKAAAVSLENVLLDVKELGRGMELIRRECSIHDNSVLRNFLSTNEGKLDKLQRDAKTAEEAYNAVVRYFGESPKTTPPSVFFPVFVRFIRSYKEAEQENEARKKQEEVMREKQLAQEAKKLDAKTPSQRNKWQQQELIAELRRRQAKEHRPVYEGKDGTIEDIITGLHCQPIVVRHQARSATPPSGPPRAPGPH, encoded by the exons AGCTCCATGAACCTGCCTCCTGACAAGGCCCGGCTTCTGCGGCAGTATGACAATGAGAAGAAGTGGGACCTGATCTGTGACCAG GAACGATTCCAGGTGAAGAACCCTCCCCACACTTACATCCAGAAACTTCAGAGCTTCTTGGACCCCAGCGTAACTCGGAAG AAGTTCAGGAGGAGAGTGCAGGAGTCAACCAAAGTACTGAGGGAGCTGGAGATCTCGCTTCGTACCAACCACATTGG GTGGGTGCGGGAGTTTCTGAATGATGAAAACAAAGGCCTTGATGTGTTGGTGGATTACCTGTCCTTTGCCCAATGTTCTGTCAT GTACAGCACGCTTCCTGGGCGCAGGGCTCTGAAGAACTCGCGGCTGGTGAGCCAGAAGGATGATGTCCACGTCTGCATCCTTTGTCTCAGAGCCATCATGAACTATCAG TACGGATTCAACCTGGTCATGTCCCACCCCCACGCTGTCAACGAGATTGCTCTCAGTCTCAACAACAAGAATCCAAG gACCAAAGCCCTTGTCTTAGAGCTCCTGGCAGCTGTGTGTTTGGTGCGGGGTGGTCACGAAATCATTCTGGCTGCCTTTGACAATTTCAAAGAG GTTTGCAAGGAGCTGCACCGCTTTGAGAAGCTGATGGAGTATTTCCGGAACGAGGACAGCAATATCGACTTCATG GTGGCCTGCATGCAGTTTATCAACATTGTGGTGCACTCGGTGGAGGATATGAACTTCCGGGTCCACCTGCAGTACGAGTTCACTaagctggggctggaggactTCTTGCAG AAGTCAAGGCACACAGAGAGCGAGAAGCTGCAGGTGCAGATCCAGGCGTACCTGGACAACGTGTTTGACGTAGGGGGTTTGTTGGAGGATGCTGAGACCAAAAATGTGGCGCTGGAGAAGGTGGAAGAACTGGAGGAGCACGTGTCCCAC CTCACGGAGAAGCTTCTGGACCTCGAGAACGAGAACATGATGCGGGTGGCAGAGCTAGAGAAGCAGCTGCTGCAGCGGGAAAAGGAACTAGAGAGCATCAAG GAGACTTATGAGAACACCAGCCACCAGGTGCACACCTTGCGGAGGCTCattaaagagaaggaagaggcctTCCAGCGCCGATGCCACTTGGAGCCTAGTGCCCGGGGCCTGGAGTCTGTGGGCAGTGAGGCCCTGGCCCGGCTGGGCCCTGCAGAGCTGAGCGAGGGCGCGCCGCGCTCGGACCTGGACCTCCTGGCGCCAGCCCCGCCCCCGGAGGaggccctccctctgcctccGCCGCCCGCTCCTCCCttgcccccgccccctcccccgtTACCAG ACAAgtgtcccccagccccacctctcccTGGCGCTGCTCCCTCTGTGGTGTTGACAGTAGGCCTGTCAG CCATTCGCATCAAGAAGCCTATCAAGACCAAGTTCCGGCTGCCTGTCTTCAACTGGACGGCGCTGAAGCCCAACCAGATCAGCGGCACTGTCTTCAGTGAACTTGATGATGAGAAGATCTTGGAG GACCTGGACCTGGACAAATTTGAAGAACTGTTCAAGACGAaagcccagggccctgcccttGACCTCATCTGCTCCAAGAACAAGACAGCGCAAAAGGCCGCCAGCAAGGTGACCCTGTTGGAAGCCAATCGTGCCAAGAACCTGGCCATCACCCTACGCAAGGCTGGCCGCTCCGCTGAGGAGATCTGCAGGGCTATCCACAC GTTCGACCTCCAGACACTACCAGTGGACTTTGTGGAGTGCCTGATGCGCTTCCTGCCCACAGAGGCAGAGGTGAAGCTGCTGCGGCAATATGAGCGGGAGCGGCAGCCCCTGGAGGAGCTGGCAGCCGAGGACCGTTTCATGCTGCTCTTCAGCAAGGTGGAGCGGCTGACCCAGCGAATGGCTGGCATGGCTTTCCTGGGCAACTTCCAGGACAACCTGCAGATGCTCACGCCG CAACTCAATGCCATCAttgcagcctctgcctctgtcaaGTCGTCACAGAAGCTGAAGCAGATGTTAGAG ATCATACTTGCGCTGGGGAACTACATGAACAGCAGCAAGCGGGGAGCTGTATACGGCTTCAAGCTCCAGAGCCTGGATCTG CTGCTGGACACCAAGTCCACTGACAGGAAGATGACACTGCTGCATTTCATTGCCTTGACGGTGAAGGAGAAATACCCAGACCTGGCGAACTTCTGGCATGAGCTGCACTTTGTGGAGAAGGCTGCAGCAG TGTCCCTGGAGAACGTGCTGCTAGATGTGAAAGAGCTGGGCCGGGGCATGGAGCTGATTCGACGGGAGTGCAGCATACATGACAACAGTGTCCTTCGGAACTTCCTCAGCACCAATGAAGGCAAACTGGACAAGCTCCAGCGCGATGCCAAGACGGCTGAG GAGGCCTACAACGCAGTTGTGCGCTACTTCGGTGAGAGCCCCAAGACCACGCCTCCTTCTGTATTCTTCCCAGTATTTGTCCGATTCATTCGTTCTTACAAG GAAGCAGAACAGGAGAATGAAGCCCGCAAGAAGCAGGAGGAAGTAATGCGGGAGAAGCAGCTGGCTCAGGAAGCCAAGAAACTGGATGCCAAG ACCCCATCCCAGCGGAACAAGTGGCAACAGCAGGAGCTAATTGCAGAGTTGAGGCGGCGCCAGGCCAAGGAGCACAGGCCTGTGTACGAGGGGAAGGATGGTACCATTGAGGACATCATCACAG GCCTCCACTGCCAGCCCATTGTCGTTCGCCACCAAGCCAGGAGTGCCACACCACCCAGTGGCCCCCCCCGGGCTCCAGGCCCCCACTGA
- the FMNL3 gene encoding formin-like protein 3 isoform X3, whose protein sequence is MGNLESAEGGAGEPPSVSLLPPPGKMPMPEPCELEERFALVLSSMNLPPDKARLLRQYDNEKKWDLICDQERFQVKNPPHTYIQKLQSFLDPSVTRKKFRRRVQESTKVLRELEISLRTNHIGWVREFLNDENKGLDVLVDYLSFAQCSVMFDFEGLESGDDGAFDKLRSWSRSIEDLQPPSALSAPFTNSLARSARQSVLRYSTLPGRRALKNSRLVSQKDDVHVCILCLRAIMNYQYGFNLVMSHPHAVNEIALSLNNKNPRTKALVLELLAAVCLVRGGHEIILAAFDNFKEVCKELHRFEKLMEYFRNEDSNIDFMVACMQFINIVVHSVEDMNFRVHLQYEFTKLGLEDFLQKSRHTESEKLQVQIQAYLDNVFDVGGLLEDAETKNVALEKVEELEEHVSHLTEKLLDLENENMMRVAELEKQLLQREKELESIKETYENTSHQVHTLRRLIKEKEEAFQRRCHLEPSARGLESVGSEALARLGPAELSEGAPRSDLDLLAPAPPPEEALPLPPPPAPPLPPPPPPLPDKCPPAPPLPGAAPSVVLTVGLSAIRIKKPIKTKFRLPVFNWTALKPNQISGTVFSELDDEKILEDLDLDKFEELFKTKAQGPALDLICSKNKTAQKAASKVTLLEANRAKNLAITLRKAGRSAEEICRAIHTFDLQTLPVDFVECLMRFLPTEAEVKLLRQYERERQPLEELAAEDRFMLLFSKVERLTQRMAGMAFLGNFQDNLQMLTPQLNAIIAASASVKSSQKLKQMLEIILALGNYMNSSKRGAVYGFKLQSLDLLLDTKSTDRKMTLLHFIALTVKEKYPDLANFWHELHFVEKAAAVSLENVLLDVKELGRGMELIRRECSIHDNSVLRNFLSTNEGKLDKLQRDAKTAEEAYNAVVRYFGESPKTTPPSVFFPVFVRFIRSYKEAEQENEARKKQEEVMREKQLAQEAKKLDAKTPSQRNKWQQQELIAELRRRQAKEHRPVYEGKDGTIEDIITGLHCQPIVVRHQARSATPPSGPPRAPGPH, encoded by the exons AGCTCCATGAACCTGCCTCCTGACAAGGCCCGGCTTCTGCGGCAGTATGACAATGAGAAGAAGTGGGACCTGATCTGTGACCAG GAACGATTCCAGGTGAAGAACCCTCCCCACACTTACATCCAGAAACTTCAGAGCTTCTTGGACCCCAGCGTAACTCGGAAG AAGTTCAGGAGGAGAGTGCAGGAGTCAACCAAAGTACTGAGGGAGCTGGAGATCTCGCTTCGTACCAACCACATTGG GTGGGTGCGGGAGTTTCTGAATGATGAAAACAAAGGCCTTGATGTGTTGGTGGATTACCTGTCCTTTGCCCAATGTTCTGTCAT GTTTGACTTTGAGGGTCTGGAGAGTGGTGACGATGGTGCATTTGACAAGCTCCGGTCCTGGAGCAGGTCCATCGAGGACCTGCAGCCACCCAGCGCCCTGTCAGCCCCCTTCACCAACAGCCTCGCTCGCTCTGCGCGCCAGTCTGTGCTCCG GTACAGCACGCTTCCTGGGCGCAGGGCTCTGAAGAACTCGCGGCTGGTGAGCCAGAAGGATGATGTCCACGTCTGCATCCTTTGTCTCAGAGCCATCATGAACTATCAG TACGGATTCAACCTGGTCATGTCCCACCCCCACGCTGTCAACGAGATTGCTCTCAGTCTCAACAACAAGAATCCAAG gACCAAAGCCCTTGTCTTAGAGCTCCTGGCAGCTGTGTGTTTGGTGCGGGGTGGTCACGAAATCATTCTGGCTGCCTTTGACAATTTCAAAGAG GTTTGCAAGGAGCTGCACCGCTTTGAGAAGCTGATGGAGTATTTCCGGAACGAGGACAGCAATATCGACTTCATG GTGGCCTGCATGCAGTTTATCAACATTGTGGTGCACTCGGTGGAGGATATGAACTTCCGGGTCCACCTGCAGTACGAGTTCACTaagctggggctggaggactTCTTGCAG AAGTCAAGGCACACAGAGAGCGAGAAGCTGCAGGTGCAGATCCAGGCGTACCTGGACAACGTGTTTGACGTAGGGGGTTTGTTGGAGGATGCTGAGACCAAAAATGTGGCGCTGGAGAAGGTGGAAGAACTGGAGGAGCACGTGTCCCAC CTCACGGAGAAGCTTCTGGACCTCGAGAACGAGAACATGATGCGGGTGGCAGAGCTAGAGAAGCAGCTGCTGCAGCGGGAAAAGGAACTAGAGAGCATCAAG GAGACTTATGAGAACACCAGCCACCAGGTGCACACCTTGCGGAGGCTCattaaagagaaggaagaggcctTCCAGCGCCGATGCCACTTGGAGCCTAGTGCCCGGGGCCTGGAGTCTGTGGGCAGTGAGGCCCTGGCCCGGCTGGGCCCTGCAGAGCTGAGCGAGGGCGCGCCGCGCTCGGACCTGGACCTCCTGGCGCCAGCCCCGCCCCCGGAGGaggccctccctctgcctccGCCGCCCGCTCCTCCCttgcccccgccccctcccccgtTACCAG ACAAgtgtcccccagccccacctctcccTGGCGCTGCTCCCTCTGTGGTGTTGACAGTAGGCCTGTCAG CCATTCGCATCAAGAAGCCTATCAAGACCAAGTTCCGGCTGCCTGTCTTCAACTGGACGGCGCTGAAGCCCAACCAGATCAGCGGCACTGTCTTCAGTGAACTTGATGATGAGAAGATCTTGGAG GACCTGGACCTGGACAAATTTGAAGAACTGTTCAAGACGAaagcccagggccctgcccttGACCTCATCTGCTCCAAGAACAAGACAGCGCAAAAGGCCGCCAGCAAGGTGACCCTGTTGGAAGCCAATCGTGCCAAGAACCTGGCCATCACCCTACGCAAGGCTGGCCGCTCCGCTGAGGAGATCTGCAGGGCTATCCACAC GTTCGACCTCCAGACACTACCAGTGGACTTTGTGGAGTGCCTGATGCGCTTCCTGCCCACAGAGGCAGAGGTGAAGCTGCTGCGGCAATATGAGCGGGAGCGGCAGCCCCTGGAGGAGCTGGCAGCCGAGGACCGTTTCATGCTGCTCTTCAGCAAGGTGGAGCGGCTGACCCAGCGAATGGCTGGCATGGCTTTCCTGGGCAACTTCCAGGACAACCTGCAGATGCTCACGCCG CAACTCAATGCCATCAttgcagcctctgcctctgtcaaGTCGTCACAGAAGCTGAAGCAGATGTTAGAG ATCATACTTGCGCTGGGGAACTACATGAACAGCAGCAAGCGGGGAGCTGTATACGGCTTCAAGCTCCAGAGCCTGGATCTG CTGCTGGACACCAAGTCCACTGACAGGAAGATGACACTGCTGCATTTCATTGCCTTGACGGTGAAGGAGAAATACCCAGACCTGGCGAACTTCTGGCATGAGCTGCACTTTGTGGAGAAGGCTGCAGCAG TGTCCCTGGAGAACGTGCTGCTAGATGTGAAAGAGCTGGGCCGGGGCATGGAGCTGATTCGACGGGAGTGCAGCATACATGACAACAGTGTCCTTCGGAACTTCCTCAGCACCAATGAAGGCAAACTGGACAAGCTCCAGCGCGATGCCAAGACGGCTGAG GAGGCCTACAACGCAGTTGTGCGCTACTTCGGTGAGAGCCCCAAGACCACGCCTCCTTCTGTATTCTTCCCAGTATTTGTCCGATTCATTCGTTCTTACAAG GAAGCAGAACAGGAGAATGAAGCCCGCAAGAAGCAGGAGGAAGTAATGCGGGAGAAGCAGCTGGCTCAGGAAGCCAAGAAACTGGATGCCAAG ACCCCATCCCAGCGGAACAAGTGGCAACAGCAGGAGCTAATTGCAGAGTTGAGGCGGCGCCAGGCCAAGGAGCACAGGCCTGTGTACGAGGGGAAGGATGGTACCATTGAGGACATCATCACAG GCCTCCACTGCCAGCCCATTGTCGTTCGCCACCAAGCCAGGAGTGCCACACCACCCAGTGGCCCCCCCCGGGCTCCAGGCCCCCACTGA
- the FMNL3 gene encoding formin-like protein 3 isoform X2: MGNLESAEGGAGEPPSVSLLPPPGKMPMPEPCELEERFALVLSSMNLPPDKARLLRQYDNEKKWDLICDQERFQVKNPPHTYIQKLQSFLDPSVTRKKFRRRVQESTKVLRELEISLRTNHIGWVREFLNDENKGLDVLVDYLSFAQCSVMFDFEGLESGDDGAFDKLRSWSRSIEDLQPPSALSAPFTNSLARSARQSVLRYSTLPGRRALKNSRLVSQKDDVHVCILCLRAIMNYQYGFNLVMSHPHAVNEIALSLNNKNPRTKALVLELLAAVCLVRGGHEIILAAFDNFKEVCKELHRFEKLMEYFRNEDSNIDFMVACMQFINIVVHSVEDMNFRVHLQYEFTKLGLEDFLQSRHTESEKLQVQIQAYLDNVFDVGGLLEDAETKNVALEKVEELEEHVSHLTEKLLDLENENMMRVAELEKQLLQREKELESIKETYENTSHQVHTLRRLIKEKEEAFQRRCHLEPSARGLESVGSEALARLGPAELSEGAPRSDLDLLAPAPPPEEALPLPPPPAPPLPPPPPPLPDKCPPAPPLPGAAPSVVLTVGLSAIRIKKPIKTKFRLPVFNWTALKPNQISGTVFSELDDEKILEDLDLDKFEELFKTKAQGPALDLICSKNKTAQKAASKVTLLEANRAKNLAITLRKAGRSAEEICRAIHTFDLQTLPVDFVECLMRFLPTEAEVKLLRQYERERQPLEELAAEDRFMLLFSKVERLTQRMAGMAFLGNFQDNLQMLTPQLNAIIAASASVKSSQKLKQMLEIILALGNYMNSSKRGAVYGFKLQSLDLLLDTKSTDRKMTLLHFIALTVKEKYPDLANFWHELHFVEKAAAVSLENVLLDVKELGRGMELIRRECSIHDNSVLRNFLSTNEGKLDKLQRDAKTAEEAYNAVVRYFGESPKTTPPSVFFPVFVRFIRSYKEAEQENEARKKQEEVMREKQLAQEAKKLDAKTPSQRNKWQQQELIAELRRRQAKEHRPVYEGKDGTIEDIITVLKSVPFTARTAKRGSRFFCDAAHHDESNC; encoded by the exons AGCTCCATGAACCTGCCTCCTGACAAGGCCCGGCTTCTGCGGCAGTATGACAATGAGAAGAAGTGGGACCTGATCTGTGACCAG GAACGATTCCAGGTGAAGAACCCTCCCCACACTTACATCCAGAAACTTCAGAGCTTCTTGGACCCCAGCGTAACTCGGAAG AAGTTCAGGAGGAGAGTGCAGGAGTCAACCAAAGTACTGAGGGAGCTGGAGATCTCGCTTCGTACCAACCACATTGG GTGGGTGCGGGAGTTTCTGAATGATGAAAACAAAGGCCTTGATGTGTTGGTGGATTACCTGTCCTTTGCCCAATGTTCTGTCAT GTTTGACTTTGAGGGTCTGGAGAGTGGTGACGATGGTGCATTTGACAAGCTCCGGTCCTGGAGCAGGTCCATCGAGGACCTGCAGCCACCCAGCGCCCTGTCAGCCCCCTTCACCAACAGCCTCGCTCGCTCTGCGCGCCAGTCTGTGCTCCG GTACAGCACGCTTCCTGGGCGCAGGGCTCTGAAGAACTCGCGGCTGGTGAGCCAGAAGGATGATGTCCACGTCTGCATCCTTTGTCTCAGAGCCATCATGAACTATCAG TACGGATTCAACCTGGTCATGTCCCACCCCCACGCTGTCAACGAGATTGCTCTCAGTCTCAACAACAAGAATCCAAG gACCAAAGCCCTTGTCTTAGAGCTCCTGGCAGCTGTGTGTTTGGTGCGGGGTGGTCACGAAATCATTCTGGCTGCCTTTGACAATTTCAAAGAG GTTTGCAAGGAGCTGCACCGCTTTGAGAAGCTGATGGAGTATTTCCGGAACGAGGACAGCAATATCGACTTCATG GTGGCCTGCATGCAGTTTATCAACATTGTGGTGCACTCGGTGGAGGATATGAACTTCCGGGTCCACCTGCAGTACGAGTTCACTaagctggggctggaggactTCTTGCAG TCAAGGCACACAGAGAGCGAGAAGCTGCAGGTGCAGATCCAGGCGTACCTGGACAACGTGTTTGACGTAGGGGGTTTGTTGGAGGATGCTGAGACCAAAAATGTGGCGCTGGAGAAGGTGGAAGAACTGGAGGAGCACGTGTCCCAC CTCACGGAGAAGCTTCTGGACCTCGAGAACGAGAACATGATGCGGGTGGCAGAGCTAGAGAAGCAGCTGCTGCAGCGGGAAAAGGAACTAGAGAGCATCAAG GAGACTTATGAGAACACCAGCCACCAGGTGCACACCTTGCGGAGGCTCattaaagagaaggaagaggcctTCCAGCGCCGATGCCACTTGGAGCCTAGTGCCCGGGGCCTGGAGTCTGTGGGCAGTGAGGCCCTGGCCCGGCTGGGCCCTGCAGAGCTGAGCGAGGGCGCGCCGCGCTCGGACCTGGACCTCCTGGCGCCAGCCCCGCCCCCGGAGGaggccctccctctgcctccGCCGCCCGCTCCTCCCttgcccccgccccctcccccgtTACCAG ACAAgtgtcccccagccccacctctcccTGGCGCTGCTCCCTCTGTGGTGTTGACAGTAGGCCTGTCAG CCATTCGCATCAAGAAGCCTATCAAGACCAAGTTCCGGCTGCCTGTCTTCAACTGGACGGCGCTGAAGCCCAACCAGATCAGCGGCACTGTCTTCAGTGAACTTGATGATGAGAAGATCTTGGAG GACCTGGACCTGGACAAATTTGAAGAACTGTTCAAGACGAaagcccagggccctgcccttGACCTCATCTGCTCCAAGAACAAGACAGCGCAAAAGGCCGCCAGCAAGGTGACCCTGTTGGAAGCCAATCGTGCCAAGAACCTGGCCATCACCCTACGCAAGGCTGGCCGCTCCGCTGAGGAGATCTGCAGGGCTATCCACAC GTTCGACCTCCAGACACTACCAGTGGACTTTGTGGAGTGCCTGATGCGCTTCCTGCCCACAGAGGCAGAGGTGAAGCTGCTGCGGCAATATGAGCGGGAGCGGCAGCCCCTGGAGGAGCTGGCAGCCGAGGACCGTTTCATGCTGCTCTTCAGCAAGGTGGAGCGGCTGACCCAGCGAATGGCTGGCATGGCTTTCCTGGGCAACTTCCAGGACAACCTGCAGATGCTCACGCCG CAACTCAATGCCATCAttgcagcctctgcctctgtcaaGTCGTCACAGAAGCTGAAGCAGATGTTAGAG ATCATACTTGCGCTGGGGAACTACATGAACAGCAGCAAGCGGGGAGCTGTATACGGCTTCAAGCTCCAGAGCCTGGATCTG CTGCTGGACACCAAGTCCACTGACAGGAAGATGACACTGCTGCATTTCATTGCCTTGACGGTGAAGGAGAAATACCCAGACCTGGCGAACTTCTGGCATGAGCTGCACTTTGTGGAGAAGGCTGCAGCAG TGTCCCTGGAGAACGTGCTGCTAGATGTGAAAGAGCTGGGCCGGGGCATGGAGCTGATTCGACGGGAGTGCAGCATACATGACAACAGTGTCCTTCGGAACTTCCTCAGCACCAATGAAGGCAAACTGGACAAGCTCCAGCGCGATGCCAAGACGGCTGAG GAGGCCTACAACGCAGTTGTGCGCTACTTCGGTGAGAGCCCCAAGACCACGCCTCCTTCTGTATTCTTCCCAGTATTTGTCCGATTCATTCGTTCTTACAAG GAAGCAGAACAGGAGAATGAAGCCCGCAAGAAGCAGGAGGAAGTAATGCGGGAGAAGCAGCTGGCTCAGGAAGCCAAGAAACTGGATGCCAAG ACCCCATCCCAGCGGAACAAGTGGCAACAGCAGGAGCTAATTGCAGAGTTGAGGCGGCGCCAGGCCAAGGAGCACAGGCCTGTGTACGAGGGGAAGGATGGTACCATTGAGGACATCATCACAG TGCTGAAGAGTGTCCCTTTCACGGCCCGCACTGCCAAGCGGGGCTCACGCTTCTTCTGCGATGCAGCCCACCATGATGAGTCAAACTGTTAA